The Streptomyces nigra genome includes the window CCTCGCGCACTCGTGGGCATCGTCCGTTGCCCGTACGGGCCTTGTGCTGCGCCAGGGCCGCGGCGCCCCGCTCGAAGGCGCTCAGAGGCGCCGTGAACGGCTTTGCGGGCTCCGCCGGCTCCGGGGGGGCAGTGGCACGATGCCGAGCTGCTCCAGGCGCCCACGCTGCCCGTCTGTCAGGGCCTGCAAGGCCT containing:
- a CDS encoding helicase associated domain-containing protein — encoded protein: MADEEGQAEVLPGFTVYGMGIGKWLAWQRKTEALQALTDGQRGRLEQLGIVPLPPRSRRSPQSRSRRL